A window of Clostridioides sp. ES-S-0010-02 genomic DNA:
TTATACTCAGTTCAATACTTATGATACTTTTTTATTTGTAGAAACATCTTTGTTATATCTTAATATTATATCCTAAATTTACTTTGACTTCTGTGACTTAGTCACATACTCTATATTTATACCTCATTAAGATTTAATTTAATAAGAAATACGCTTATAAAAACATATAATTTTTATTCTCAGATTTTATGGGAAGGATATATCAAAGTTATTCTTTAAACTAAATACCTATACTTTTGTTTATATACACTAACAGCATCATTCCATGCTTCTTGTTCCTTTATGCCCTTTTCCTTAGCTATTTTTTGTGCTAATTTTCTTATTAATGTAGCACATTCCAGTATTCCAATATTAGATATTTTATCTCTATCAACTCTATATAACATATAAATTTATCTCCTTTAAACTTTTATACAAATTAATTTAATTTTTAATCTTACTTAATACTTATCTTTGTAGTAATTTTAAACTTTATATATGTGATATATGTGAAGTACATTAGAATAAATTTAGAATTTAAACAAAAGTAATCTTATAAATATTACTTTTTAAACTTAATCCACTGTCCACTTTGACTCTCTTTGTACTTTACCTATCTTTAAAAACAATTTCATAAATAATATATATAAACGTTACTATTACTATGTCTTACCTATATGCTATATACTTAATTTTGATATTTATTACATTAAACTCTGAAACATTTATTATAATTTATTAAATTAAGTAATGCATTAAGTAGTTTAATTCTTTGTATTTAAACAAAAGATTTGCTAAAATAAAAATAAGCAATAATACACAAATTAAACTCTAAGGAGGTTAGCAAATTGAAAAAAATACTTATAACAGGTGCATTAGGACAAATAGGCTCAGAATTAACACTCAAGCTAAGAAATGAATATGGAGAACAAAATGTAATTGCTAGCTCAAGAAGAACAAAAGAAGGAAATCCTGTATGTGAATCTGGTATATTTGAAATATTAGACGTCACAGATAAAAATCGATTCTTTGAAATCGCAAAAAAATATGATGTGGATACTATAATTCATCTAGCTTCTCTGCTTTCAGCAGTTGCAGAAAGTAAACCTTTAGAAGCTTGGAATTTAAATATGGATGGATTGATAAATGGTCTTGAAATAGCTAGAGAATTGAATTGTAAGTTTTTTACACCTAGTTCAATAGCTGCATTTGGTGAAAATTCTCCAAAAAACATGACTCCTCAAGATACACTACAAAGACCTAATACTATGTATGGTGTAACTAAAGTATCTGGTGAATTACTATGTGATTATTATCATTCAAAATTTGGAGTGGATACTAGAGGAGTTAGATTTCCTGGTCTTATTTCTTACGTTACTCCTCCTGGTGGTGGAACTACAGACTATGCAGTTGACATATATTATGAAGCATTAAAAAATAAAAAATATAAGTCTTACATAGCAGAAGGTACAAAAATGGATATGATGTACATGCCTGATGCTCTTCAATCTATAGTAGATTTAATAGAAGCTCCAGCTGAAAAACTTATTCATAGAAATGCTTTTAATATCACTGCTATGAGTTTTGCTCCTGAAGA
This region includes:
- a CDS encoding L-threonine 3-dehydrogenase → MKKILITGALGQIGSELTLKLRNEYGEQNVIASSRRTKEGNPVCESGIFEILDVTDKNRFFEIAKKYDVDTIIHLASLLSAVAESKPLEAWNLNMDGLINGLEIARELNCKFFTPSSIAAFGENSPKNMTPQDTLQRPNTMYGVTKVSGELLCDYYHSKFGVDTRGVRFPGLISYVTPPGGGTTDYAVDIYYEALKNKKYKSYIAEGTKMDMMYMPDALQSIVDLIEAPAEKLIHRNAFNITAMSFAPEEIADSIKKYIPDFTIEYDVDPVRQSIADSWPNSLDSSSAVNEWSFKANYDLDKMTKDMLEKLSEKGIGK